In Glycine max cultivar Williams 82 chromosome 7, Glycine_max_v4.0, whole genome shotgun sequence, a single window of DNA contains:
- the LOC100805830 gene encoding mitogen-activated protein kinase homolog MMK1 isoform X1 produces MTVFTEVRREKERESTDLFDQNPSQHINQTDKRKKEENNRAMEGGGAAPPADTVMSDAAPPPQQPPVAMGIENIPATLSHGGRFIQYNIFGNIFEVTAKYKPPIMPIGKGAYGIVCSVLNSETNEHVAIKKIANAFDNKIDAKRTLREIKLLRHMDHENVVAIRDIVPPPQREIFNDVYIAYELMDTDLHQIIRSNQALSEEHCQYFLYQILRGLKYIHSANVLHRDLKPSNLLLNANCDLKICDFGLARVTSETDFMTEYVVTRWYRAPELLLNSSDYTAAIDVWSVGCIFMELMDRKPLFPGRDHVHQLRLLMELIGTPSEADLGFLNENAKRYIRQLPLYRRQSFQEKFPHVHPEAIDLVEKMLTFDPRKRITVEDALAHPYLTSLHDISDEPVCLTPFSFDFEQHALTEEQMKELIYREALAFNLEYQQ; encoded by the exons ATGACAGTTTTTACAGAAGttaggagagagaaagagagagagagtacagATCTGTTTGACCAAAACCCCTCACAACACATAAATCAG ACagacaaaagaaagaaagaagagaacaaCAGAGCAATGGAAGGAGGAGGAGCTGCTCCGCCGGCCGACACCGTGATGTCCGACGCGGCGCCACCGCCGCAGCAGCCTCCGGTGGCGATGGGGATCGAGAATATTCCGGCGACGCTGAGCCACGGTGGCAGGTTCATCCAATACAACATATTCGGCAACATATTCGAAGTCACCGCCAAATACAAGCCACCCATCATGCCCATCGGAAAAGGCGCATACGGCATCGTTTG CTCGGTTTTGAACTCGGAGACGAATGAGCACGTTGCCATCAAGAAGATTGCGAATGCATTTGACAACAAGATTGATGCAAAGAGGACCCTCCGTGAAATCAAGCTGCTTCGTCACATGGATCATGAAAAC GTTGTTGCAATCAGGGATATAGTGCCACCACCTCAAAGGGAGATATTCAATGATGTTTACATTGCATATGAGTTGATGGACACTGACCTTCACCAAATCATTCGTTCAAATCAAGCATTATCAGAGGAGCACTGTCAG TATTTTCTGTATCAAATCCTCCGTGGGTTGAAGTACATACATTCTGCTAATGTTCTGCATAGGGACTTAAAACCGAGCAACCTTCTCCTAAATGCCAACTGCGACttaaaaatttgtgattttggaCTGGCTCGTGTCACCTCTGAAACTGATTTTATGACTGAATATGTTGTTACGAGATGGTACCGTGCACCGGAGCTTCTGTTGAACTCTTCTGACTACACTGCAGCAATTGATGTATGGTCTGTTGGTTGTATTTTCATGGAACTGATGGATCGAAAGCCTTTGTTTCCTGGCAGAGATCACGTGCATCAGTTGCGTCTACTTATGGAG CTGATTGGCACCCCATCAGAGGCTGATTTGGGGTTTCTGAATGAAAATGCTAAGAGATACATTAGGCAACTGCCCCTTTACCGCCGTCAATCTTTCCAGGAAAAGTTTCCACATGTCCATCCTGAAGCTATAGATCTTGTAGAAAAAATGTTAACTTTTGATCCTAGAAAAAGGATTACTG TTGAAGATGCACTGGCGCACCCATACTTGACATCTCTGCATGACATCAGTGATGAACCTGTGTGCTTGACTCCCTTCAGCTTTGACTTTGAACAACATGCTTTGACTGAGGAACAGATGAAAGAACTGATATACCGAGAGGCTCTAGCATTTAACCTCGAGTATCAGCAGTAG
- the LOC100500071 gene encoding stress response protein-like protein (The RefSeq protein has 1 substitution compared to this genomic sequence), which produces MGKNQAYKAMQRARLGGASAGPDEVEDGMVDGSFHSPEWHAARLASLNTSHTITWEEYKKKQKEEELRKGELEADADRMMREYRAQLDAERARKLSQGRNHSSSKSKHAKDKRDKISRKHSSRKRKHSRRSSASSSSSSSSDSSSSDEERGSRRSKSRSKRSKKEKKSKSRSKDAGSDSEDEGPVRLSRFFGNIKSE; this is translated from the exons ATGGGGAAAAACCAAGCCTACAAAGCTATGCAGAGAGCCAGGCTCGGCGGCGCCTCCGCCGGCCCCGACGAGGTTGAAGACGGCATG GTGGATGGTTCATTTCATTCACCAGAATGGCATGCAGCTCGTTTGGCTAGCCTTAACACCTCTCACACCATTACCTGGGAAGAGTacaaaaagaagcaaaag gaagaagaattaagaaaagGGGAATTGGAAGCAGATGCAGATAGGATGATGAGAGAGTACAGAGCTCAACTAGATGCTGAAAGGGCTCGGAAGCTTTCCCAAGGAAGAAATCACTCTAGTAGTAAGTCTAAACATGTGAAAG ATAAGAGGGACAAAATTTCAAGGAAGCACAGCAGCAGAAAGAGAAAG CATTCAAGAAGATCTTCTGCATCTAGCTCCTCTTCGTCATCCTCAGACTCTTCCAGTAGCGATGAAGAAAGAGGGTCAAGAAGATCCAAGTCCAGGTCCAAGAGatcaaagaaggaaaagaagtcCAAGTCAAGAAGCAAGGATGCTGGAAGCGATAGTGAAGACGAGGGTCCAGTTCGTCTTTCAAGATTCTTTGGGAACATCAAGAGTGAATAG
- the LOC100806718 gene encoding acid sugar phosphatase isoform X1 — MIPRCSVSPPQIRPFQFQNLNGLRQLAETRRFKVWLLDQFGVLHDGKQPYPGAISTLENIAKTGAKMVIISNSSRRSSVTIEKVKGLGFDASLFLGAITSGELTHQYLQSRRDDPWFAALGRSCIHFTWNGRGAIPLEGLDLRVVENVEEAEFVLAHGTEALGNADGSSCSMKLEDMERILELCAAKGIPMVVANPDYVTVEARDLRVMPGTLAAKYEKLGGEVKWMGKPDEIIYKSAMAMAGTDVSDCIAVGDSFHHDIKGANAAGIESVFITGGIHATELGLHGFGEVADSSSVQSLATKYEAYPSYVLRAFTW, encoded by the exons ATGATACCCAGATGCTCTGTTTCACCCCCTCAGATTCGCCCATTTCAGTTTCAGAACTTGAACGGTCTCCGACAACTCGCCGAAACGCGGCGTTTCAAG GTATGGTTGCTGGACCAGTTCGGAGTCCTCCACGATGGAAAACAACCTTACCCCGGTGCCATTTCAACCT TAGAAAATATAGCTAAGACGGGTGCTAAGATGGTGATCATAAGCAACTCATCGAGACGTTCATCGGTGACTATTGAGAAAGTCAAGGGTCTTGGATTTGATGCCTCTCTTTTTCTGGGTGCCATCACTAGTGGAGAACTAACTCACCAGTACTTGCAAAG CAGGAGAGATGATCCTTGGTTTGCAGCTTTGGGAAGGTCTTGCATTCATTTCACCTGGAATGGCCGGGGAGCAATACCTCTCGAG GGCTTAGACTTGCGAGTCGTTGAGAATGTTGAAGAAGctgaatttgttttggctcaTGGTACTGAAGCCTTGGGGAATGCCGATGGCAGTTCATGTTCAATGAAACTTGAAGACATGGAGAGGATATTGGAGCTTTGTGCTGCCAAAGGAATTCCTATGGTGGTAGCCAATCCAGATTATGTAACTGTTGAAGCTAGAGACTTGCGTGTGATGCCTG GTACACTGGCAGCTAAATATGAAAAGCTTGGGGGTGAAGTAAAATGGATGGGCAAACCTGATGAG ATAATCTACAAGTCAGCCATGGCCATGGCTGGCACAGATGTTTCTGACTGTATTGCTGTGGGTGATTCATTCCATCATGATATTAAAGGTGCTAATGCTGCTGGAATCGAATCTGTTTTCATCACTGGCGGGATTCATGCTACTGAACTTGGACTCCATGGTTTTGGAGAAGTTGCAGATTCATCTTCTGTGCAATCACTTGCCACCAAATATGAAGCTTATCCTTCTTATGTGTTGCGTGCATTCACATGGTAG
- the LOC100805830 gene encoding mitogen-activated protein kinase homolog MMK1 isoform X2 — MEGGGAAPPADTVMSDAAPPPQQPPVAMGIENIPATLSHGGRFIQYNIFGNIFEVTAKYKPPIMPIGKGAYGIVCSVLNSETNEHVAIKKIANAFDNKIDAKRTLREIKLLRHMDHENVVAIRDIVPPPQREIFNDVYIAYELMDTDLHQIIRSNQALSEEHCQYFLYQILRGLKYIHSANVLHRDLKPSNLLLNANCDLKICDFGLARVTSETDFMTEYVVTRWYRAPELLLNSSDYTAAIDVWSVGCIFMELMDRKPLFPGRDHVHQLRLLMELIGTPSEADLGFLNENAKRYIRQLPLYRRQSFQEKFPHVHPEAIDLVEKMLTFDPRKRITVEDALAHPYLTSLHDISDEPVCLTPFSFDFEQHALTEEQMKELIYREALAFNLEYQQ, encoded by the exons ATGGAAGGAGGAGGAGCTGCTCCGCCGGCCGACACCGTGATGTCCGACGCGGCGCCACCGCCGCAGCAGCCTCCGGTGGCGATGGGGATCGAGAATATTCCGGCGACGCTGAGCCACGGTGGCAGGTTCATCCAATACAACATATTCGGCAACATATTCGAAGTCACCGCCAAATACAAGCCACCCATCATGCCCATCGGAAAAGGCGCATACGGCATCGTTTG CTCGGTTTTGAACTCGGAGACGAATGAGCACGTTGCCATCAAGAAGATTGCGAATGCATTTGACAACAAGATTGATGCAAAGAGGACCCTCCGTGAAATCAAGCTGCTTCGTCACATGGATCATGAAAAC GTTGTTGCAATCAGGGATATAGTGCCACCACCTCAAAGGGAGATATTCAATGATGTTTACATTGCATATGAGTTGATGGACACTGACCTTCACCAAATCATTCGTTCAAATCAAGCATTATCAGAGGAGCACTGTCAG TATTTTCTGTATCAAATCCTCCGTGGGTTGAAGTACATACATTCTGCTAATGTTCTGCATAGGGACTTAAAACCGAGCAACCTTCTCCTAAATGCCAACTGCGACttaaaaatttgtgattttggaCTGGCTCGTGTCACCTCTGAAACTGATTTTATGACTGAATATGTTGTTACGAGATGGTACCGTGCACCGGAGCTTCTGTTGAACTCTTCTGACTACACTGCAGCAATTGATGTATGGTCTGTTGGTTGTATTTTCATGGAACTGATGGATCGAAAGCCTTTGTTTCCTGGCAGAGATCACGTGCATCAGTTGCGTCTACTTATGGAG CTGATTGGCACCCCATCAGAGGCTGATTTGGGGTTTCTGAATGAAAATGCTAAGAGATACATTAGGCAACTGCCCCTTTACCGCCGTCAATCTTTCCAGGAAAAGTTTCCACATGTCCATCCTGAAGCTATAGATCTTGTAGAAAAAATGTTAACTTTTGATCCTAGAAAAAGGATTACTG TTGAAGATGCACTGGCGCACCCATACTTGACATCTCTGCATGACATCAGTGATGAACCTGTGTGCTTGACTCCCTTCAGCTTTGACTTTGAACAACATGCTTTGACTGAGGAACAGATGAAAGAACTGATATACCGAGAGGCTCTAGCATTTAACCTCGAGTATCAGCAGTAG
- the LOC100806718 gene encoding acid sugar phosphatase isoform X2, translating into MIPRCSVSPPQIRPFQFQNLNGLRQLAETRRFKVWLLDQFGVLHDGKQPYPGAISTLENIAKTGAKMVIISNSSRRSSVTIEKVKGLGFDASLFLGAITSGELTHQYLQRRDDPWFAALGRSCIHFTWNGRGAIPLEGLDLRVVENVEEAEFVLAHGTEALGNADGSSCSMKLEDMERILELCAAKGIPMVVANPDYVTVEARDLRVMPGTLAAKYEKLGGEVKWMGKPDEIIYKSAMAMAGTDVSDCIAVGDSFHHDIKGANAAGIESVFITGGIHATELGLHGFGEVADSSSVQSLATKYEAYPSYVLRAFTW; encoded by the exons ATGATACCCAGATGCTCTGTTTCACCCCCTCAGATTCGCCCATTTCAGTTTCAGAACTTGAACGGTCTCCGACAACTCGCCGAAACGCGGCGTTTCAAG GTATGGTTGCTGGACCAGTTCGGAGTCCTCCACGATGGAAAACAACCTTACCCCGGTGCCATTTCAACCT TAGAAAATATAGCTAAGACGGGTGCTAAGATGGTGATCATAAGCAACTCATCGAGACGTTCATCGGTGACTATTGAGAAAGTCAAGGGTCTTGGATTTGATGCCTCTCTTTTTCTGGGTGCCATCACTAGTGGAGAACTAACTCACCAGTACTTGCAAAG GAGAGATGATCCTTGGTTTGCAGCTTTGGGAAGGTCTTGCATTCATTTCACCTGGAATGGCCGGGGAGCAATACCTCTCGAG GGCTTAGACTTGCGAGTCGTTGAGAATGTTGAAGAAGctgaatttgttttggctcaTGGTACTGAAGCCTTGGGGAATGCCGATGGCAGTTCATGTTCAATGAAACTTGAAGACATGGAGAGGATATTGGAGCTTTGTGCTGCCAAAGGAATTCCTATGGTGGTAGCCAATCCAGATTATGTAACTGTTGAAGCTAGAGACTTGCGTGTGATGCCTG GTACACTGGCAGCTAAATATGAAAAGCTTGGGGGTGAAGTAAAATGGATGGGCAAACCTGATGAG ATAATCTACAAGTCAGCCATGGCCATGGCTGGCACAGATGTTTCTGACTGTATTGCTGTGGGTGATTCATTCCATCATGATATTAAAGGTGCTAATGCTGCTGGAATCGAATCTGTTTTCATCACTGGCGGGATTCATGCTACTGAACTTGGACTCCATGGTTTTGGAGAAGTTGCAGATTCATCTTCTGTGCAATCACTTGCCACCAAATATGAAGCTTATCCTTCTTATGTGTTGCGTGCATTCACATGGTAG